Proteins from a genomic interval of Streptomyces sp. NBC_01445:
- a CDS encoding pyridoxal-phosphate-dependent aminotransferase family protein: protein MTHPFLDLAPLSAEHFASIERRVAGLLDTSQDVVIMQGEALLPLEGAIRGTARPGTVALNIITGPYGQTFGDWLRDSGATVYDLAVPFHTAVTAEQVRDALAEHPETDFVSLVHAEAATGNTNPVAEIGEVVGEHGALFYLDAVASIAAEPVLPDAWGVDLCVIGAQKAMGGPAGVSAVSVSARAWERMESNPQAPRHSYLSLLDWKHRWIDGGRKALLHAPAQLEMLALEACVERIDAEGLDALTARHAGAAAATRAGALALGGGIEPYVYEARDAAPVATTLRAPAGIDASELVARALAVDPVLPLVAGGGALAKEMIRVNHYGPQATRGVVQSSLAALGGALAEMEGSGAPVDLEGARRAVAAAWVQPL from the coding sequence GTGACCCACCCTTTTCTTGACCTGGCCCCCCTGAGCGCCGAGCACTTCGCCTCCATCGAGCGGCGCGTGGCCGGGCTGCTCGACACCTCGCAGGACGTCGTGATCATGCAGGGCGAGGCGCTGCTGCCCCTCGAAGGCGCGATCCGTGGCACCGCGCGCCCCGGCACCGTGGCCCTGAACATCATCACGGGACCCTACGGCCAGACCTTCGGCGACTGGCTGCGGGACAGCGGCGCGACGGTGTACGACCTGGCGGTCCCCTTCCACACCGCCGTGACGGCCGAGCAGGTGCGCGACGCGCTCGCCGAGCACCCCGAGACCGACTTCGTCTCGCTCGTGCACGCGGAGGCCGCGACCGGCAACACGAACCCGGTCGCCGAGATCGGCGAAGTGGTGGGGGAGCACGGCGCGCTGTTCTACCTGGACGCGGTGGCGTCGATCGCCGCCGAGCCGGTCCTGCCCGACGCGTGGGGCGTGGACCTGTGCGTGATCGGCGCGCAGAAGGCCATGGGCGGCCCGGCGGGCGTCTCCGCGGTGTCCGTCAGCGCGCGGGCGTGGGAGCGGATGGAGTCCAACCCGCAGGCGCCGCGCCACTCGTACCTGTCGCTGCTCGACTGGAAGCACCGCTGGATCGACGGCGGGCGCAAGGCGCTGCTGCACGCTCCGGCGCAGCTGGAGATGCTCGCTCTGGAGGCGTGCGTCGAGCGCATCGACGCGGAGGGCCTCGACGCTTTGACGGCCCGTCACGCCGGTGCTGCCGCGGCCACTCGGGCGGGTGCGCTCGCGCTGGGCGGCGGCATCGAGCCGTACGTGTACGAGGCGCGGGACGCGGCGCCGGTGGCGACGACGCTGCGCGCCCCGGCGGGGATCGACGCCTCGGAGCTGGTCGCGCGGGCGCTGGCGGTGGACCCGGTGCTGCCGCTGGTGGCCGGCGGCGGGGCGCTCGCCAAGGAGATGATCCGCGTCAACCACTACGGCCCGCAGGCCACCCGGGGCGTCGTGCAGTCCTCGCTCGCGGCGCTCGGCGGTGCGCTCGCCGAGATGGAGGGGTCCGGCGCGCCGGTGGACCTGGAGGGCGCGCGCAGGGCCGTCGCGGCGGCCTGGGTGCAGCCCCTGTAG
- the ectB gene encoding diaminobutyrate--2-oxoglutarate transaminase — protein sequence MTITQPDLSVFETLESEVRSYCRAWPTIFDRAQGSRMFDEDGHEYLDFFAGAGSLNYGHNNPVLKRALIDYLERDGVTHGLDMSTTAKRAFLESFQNIILRPRDLPYKVMFPGPTGTNAVESALKLARKVKGRESIVSFTNAFHGMSLGSLAVTGNAFKRAGAGIPLVHGTPMPFDNYLDGQTPDFIWFERLLEDSGSGLNTPAAVIVETVQGEGGINVARAEWLRKLADVCKRWDMLLIVDDIQMGCGRTGAFFSFEEAGITPDIVTVSKSISGYGLPMSLCLFKPELDVWEPGEHNGTFRGNNPAFVTAAAALETYWTDGPAMEKQTLARGQQIDEALGALRDEFRDDTVEYRGRGLVWGLEFRDKDRANKVAKRAFELGLLIETSGPESEVVKLLPALTITPEELEEGLRTLTRAVRETA from the coding sequence GTGACCATCACCCAGCCGGACCTGAGCGTCTTCGAGACCCTTGAGTCGGAGGTGCGCAGCTACTGCCGCGCTTGGCCCACCATCTTCGACCGGGCGCAGGGCAGCCGCATGTTCGACGAGGACGGCCACGAGTACCTCGACTTCTTCGCGGGCGCGGGATCGCTCAACTACGGGCACAACAACCCGGTCCTCAAACGCGCCCTGATCGACTACCTGGAGCGCGACGGCGTCACGCACGGGCTCGACATGTCGACGACGGCGAAGCGCGCCTTCCTGGAGTCGTTCCAGAACATCATCCTGCGCCCGCGCGACCTGCCGTACAAGGTCATGTTCCCGGGCCCGACGGGCACCAACGCCGTCGAGTCGGCCCTGAAGCTGGCCCGCAAGGTCAAGGGCCGTGAGTCGATCGTGTCGTTCACGAACGCCTTCCACGGCATGTCGCTCGGCTCCCTCGCGGTGACCGGCAACGCCTTCAAGCGGGCGGGCGCCGGCATCCCGCTGGTGCACGGCACCCCGATGCCGTTCGACAACTACCTGGACGGGCAGACACCGGACTTCATCTGGTTCGAGCGCCTCCTGGAGGACTCGGGCTCGGGCCTGAACACGCCCGCCGCCGTGATCGTCGAGACGGTGCAGGGCGAGGGCGGCATCAACGTCGCCCGCGCGGAGTGGCTGCGCAAGCTGGCCGATGTCTGCAAGCGCTGGGACATGCTCCTGATCGTCGACGACATCCAGATGGGCTGCGGCCGCACCGGTGCGTTCTTCTCCTTCGAGGAGGCGGGCATCACACCGGACATCGTGACCGTGTCGAAGTCCATCAGCGGGTACGGGCTCCCCATGTCCCTGTGCCTGTTCAAGCCGGAGCTCGACGTCTGGGAGCCGGGCGAGCACAACGGCACGTTCCGCGGCAACAACCCCGCGTTCGTGACGGCCGCCGCCGCCCTGGAGACGTACTGGACCGACGGCCCCGCCATGGAGAAGCAGACGCTCGCCCGCGGCCAGCAGATCGACGAGGCCCTCGGCGCGCTCCGCGACGAGTTCCGCGACGACACCGTCGAGTACCGCGGACGCGGCCTGGTGTGGGGCCTGGAATTCCGCGACAAGGACCGGGCGAACAAGGTCGCCAAGCGCGCCTTCGAGCTCGGTCTGCTCATCGAGACCTCCGGCCCCGAGAGCGAGGTCGTCAAGCTGCTTCCGGCGCTGACGATCACGCCCGAGGAGCTGGAAGAGGGACTGCGCACGCTCACCCGGGCCGTGCGCGAGACCGCCTGA
- a CDS encoding ectoine synthase — protein sequence MIVRSFKEIENTDRHVKSATGTWESKRIVLAKEKVGFSLHETILYAGTETDMWYANHIEAVLCVEGEAELTNKETGEKHWIEPGTMYLLNGHERHTLRPKTDFRCVCVFNPPVTGREDHDENGVYPLLTEEA from the coding sequence GTGATCGTCCGTTCGTTCAAGGAGATCGAGAACACCGACCGGCATGTGAAGTCGGCGACCGGCACCTGGGAGAGCAAGCGCATCGTCCTTGCCAAGGAGAAGGTCGGCTTCTCACTGCACGAGACGATCCTCTACGCGGGCACGGAGACCGACATGTGGTACGCCAACCACATCGAGGCCGTGCTGTGCGTCGAGGGCGAGGCCGAGCTCACCAACAAGGAGACCGGCGAGAAGCACTGGATCGAGCCGGGCACGATGTACCTCCTGAACGGCCATGAGCGCCACACCCTGCGCCCCAAGACCGACTTCCGCTGCGTGTGCGTGTTCAACCCTCCCGTGACCGGACGGGAGGACCACGACGAGAACGGCGTCTACCCGCTGCTGACCGAGGAGGCCTGA
- a CDS encoding amidohydrolase family protein — protein MSERAVLHVKGRVLVGPDDVRDELWVVGGRVTYDRPAGPGLDITTVDGWAMPGLVDAHCHVGLDTHGPVAADVAEKQALTDREAGTLLIRDAGSPSDTRWIDDREDLPRIIRAGRHIARTRRYIRNYAHEIEPPELVAYVAREAKRGDGWVKLVGDWIDRDAGDLTACWPREEVEAAIAQAHRLGARVTAHCFAEDSLRDLVEAGIDCIEHATGLTEDTIPLFAERGVAIVPTLVNIATFPQIAAAGETKFPRWSAHLNRLYERRYDTVRAAYDAGVPVYVGTDAGGSLPHGLVAGEVAELVKAGLPAVDALSATAWGARAWLGRPGLEEGASADLVVYASDPRADVRVLASPRRVVLRGRIVG, from the coding sequence ATGAGTGAGCGCGCGGTGCTGCACGTGAAGGGGCGGGTCCTCGTCGGACCCGACGACGTCAGGGACGAGCTGTGGGTCGTGGGCGGGCGGGTGACGTACGACCGGCCTGCCGGGCCCGGCCTCGACATCACCACCGTCGACGGGTGGGCCATGCCCGGACTCGTCGACGCGCACTGCCATGTCGGCCTGGACACGCACGGCCCGGTGGCCGCCGACGTCGCCGAGAAACAGGCCCTCACCGACCGCGAGGCCGGCACGCTCCTGATCCGCGACGCGGGCTCCCCCTCCGACACCCGCTGGATCGACGACCGCGAGGACCTGCCCAGGATCATCCGGGCCGGGCGGCACATCGCCCGCACCCGCCGCTACATCCGCAACTACGCGCACGAGATCGAGCCGCCCGAGCTGGTGGCCTACGTGGCGCGGGAGGCGAAGCGCGGCGACGGCTGGGTGAAGCTGGTCGGCGACTGGATCGACCGGGACGCGGGCGACCTGACCGCGTGCTGGCCCCGCGAGGAGGTCGAGGCCGCCATCGCTCAGGCGCACCGGCTCGGCGCCCGCGTCACCGCCCACTGCTTCGCCGAGGACTCGCTGCGCGACCTCGTCGAGGCAGGCATCGACTGCATCGAGCACGCGACGGGCCTCACCGAGGACACCATCCCGCTGTTCGCCGAGCGCGGCGTCGCGATCGTCCCGACCCTCGTCAACATCGCCACGTTCCCGCAGATCGCGGCGGCCGGCGAGACCAAGTTCCCCCGCTGGTCTGCCCATCTGAACCGCCTGTACGAGCGCCGCTACGACACGGTGCGCGCGGCGTACGACGCCGGGGTGCCGGTCTACGTCGGCACCGACGCCGGCGGTTCGCTCCCGCACGGCCTGGTCGCCGGGGAGGTCGCCGAACTGGTCAAGGCCGGACTCCCGGCCGTGGACGCGCTCTCCGCGACGGCGTGGGGCGCCCGCGCCTGGCTCGGCCGGCCCGGCCTCGAGGAGGGCGCCTCGGCCGACCTCGTGGTCTACGCATCGGACCCCCGCGCCGATGTACGGGTCCTGGCCTCGCCCCGGCGCGTAGTGTTGCGCGGCCGCATCGTGGGCTGA
- the ectA gene encoding diaminobutyrate acetyltransferase → MPESLRIDRPEVADGAAIWRIARDSKVLDLNSSYSYLLWCRDFAATSVVARDSAGSVAGFITGYIRPENPRTLVVWQVAVDHAHRGRGLAGALLDGLWAKVVADGATTLLETTISPDNAASQRLFASFARRNGAEVAQTVLFDAGLFPDDGHEPEVLHRIGPIV, encoded by the coding sequence ATGCCCGAGAGCCTGCGGATCGACCGGCCCGAGGTGGCCGACGGAGCCGCAATCTGGCGCATCGCCCGCGACTCGAAGGTGCTCGACCTCAACTCCTCGTACAGCTACCTGCTGTGGTGCCGGGACTTCGCCGCCACGTCCGTCGTGGCGCGGGACTCCGCCGGCTCCGTCGCCGGGTTCATCACCGGATACATCCGGCCCGAGAACCCACGCACCCTCGTGGTGTGGCAGGTGGCCGTCGACCATGCGCACCGGGGGCGCGGTCTGGCCGGGGCACTGCTCGACGGGCTCTGGGCGAAGGTCGTCGCCGACGGCGCGACGACCTTGCTCGAGACGACGATCTCGCCCGACAACGCCGCCTCGCAGCGCCTGTTCGCCTCGTTCGCACGCCGCAACGGCGCGGAGGTCGCGCAGACGGTGCTGTTCGACGCGGGCCTCTTCCCGGACGACGGGCACGAGCCCGAGGTGCTCCACCGCATCGGGCCGATCGTCTGA
- a CDS encoding SCO1860 family LAETG-anchored protein translates to MPSTTFRTPGRRLAASAAATALAVAPALLATAGTAHATGGHGGKSSAVVLRTGLNVSLLNKTVNVPLTATLNEVQAPASAEKTALTVKLDGVDRGRPFSVLRADVATAKATVDDHKAEGYSNLAHAKVHIPGLPLLSLIEVGQVTSKAVCETGKRPVAESNVLGAVTVLGKKVTLSAGGTTEVKVPGVGEVRLDLSKTHTTSRTAAASALELKVSVNPLKLNVAEVEGTVTLAGATCETPAAAPSQKPPAKPADDVKPQGGAAEPIAKPAAKADLAETGGNSMTPYIAGGAIVLLVAGGGAVAVARRGRS, encoded by the coding sequence ATGCCCAGCACCACCTTCCGTACGCCCGGACGCCGCCTCGCCGCGTCGGCCGCCGCCACGGCCCTGGCAGTCGCCCCGGCGCTGCTCGCCACCGCGGGCACCGCGCACGCGACGGGCGGCCACGGCGGCAAGTCGAGCGCCGTCGTCCTGCGCACCGGCCTGAATGTCTCCCTGCTCAACAAGACCGTGAACGTCCCGCTCACGGCCACGCTCAACGAGGTGCAGGCCCCCGCCAGTGCCGAGAAGACCGCCCTCACCGTGAAGCTGGACGGCGTCGACCGCGGGCGGCCGTTCAGCGTCCTGCGGGCGGACGTGGCGACCGCGAAGGCCACCGTCGACGACCACAAGGCGGAGGGTTACAGCAACCTCGCCCACGCCAAGGTCCACATCCCGGGCCTGCCGCTGCTCTCGCTCATCGAGGTCGGCCAGGTCACGTCGAAGGCGGTCTGCGAGACGGGCAAGCGCCCCGTCGCCGAGTCGAACGTCCTGGGCGCGGTCACGGTCCTCGGCAAGAAGGTGACCCTGTCGGCGGGCGGCACCACGGAGGTGAAGGTCCCGGGCGTGGGCGAGGTCCGGCTCGACCTCTCGAAGACGCACACCACATCCCGTACGGCTGCCGCCTCGGCGCTCGAACTGAAGGTGTCCGTCAACCCGCTCAAGCTGAACGTGGCGGAGGTGGAGGGCACGGTGACCCTCGCCGGCGCGACCTGCGAGACGCCCGCGGCGGCGCCCTCGCAGAAGCCCCCGGCCAAGCCGGCCGACGACGTGAAGCCCCAGGGCGGCGCCGCCGAGCCGATCGCCAAGCCCGCCGCCAAGGCGGACCTCGCGGAGACCGGGGGGAACTCGATGACGCCGTACATCGCGGGCGGTGCCATCGTGCTGCTGGTCGCCGGTGGCGGAGCCGTCGCCGTCGCGCGGCGCGGGCGCTCCTGA